One genomic window of Corynebacterium pseudotuberculosis includes the following:
- the leuD gene encoding 3-isopropylmalate dehydratase small subunit: MDKFTTHTGIGVPLTRSNVDTDQIIPAVYLKRVTRTGFDDGLFNNWRTNDPHFVLNQPSYSQGSVLVAGPDFGTGSSREHAVWALMDYGFRVVLSSRFADIFRGNAGKSGLLAAKMEQTDIELLWKQLEQQPGLEVTVNLETRTVECDGSVYTFDVDDYTRWRLIQGLDDIGLTLRKESEIIRYESSRPSFKPVIR; the protein is encoded by the coding sequence ATGGATAAATTCACAACCCATACTGGCATCGGAGTCCCACTGACCCGATCGAACGTGGATACCGACCAGATTATCCCGGCAGTCTACTTAAAACGGGTCACACGCACGGGCTTTGACGACGGTCTCTTTAACAATTGGCGCACTAATGATCCGCACTTTGTGCTCAACCAGCCTTCCTATTCCCAAGGCTCAGTGCTCGTCGCCGGTCCGGACTTTGGTACAGGCTCCTCCCGCGAGCATGCGGTGTGGGCGCTCATGGATTACGGATTCCGTGTGGTGCTTTCTTCTCGATTCGCGGATATTTTTCGGGGAAATGCCGGAAAATCAGGGCTCTTAGCGGCGAAAATGGAACAAACCGATATTGAGCTTCTTTGGAAGCAGCTAGAACAACAGCCGGGGTTAGAGGTAACAGTGAACCTGGAAACCCGAACCGTGGAATGCGATGGCTCTGTCTACACCTTTGACGTGGATGATTACACGCGGTGGCGGCTTATTCAAGGCCTCGATGATATTGGACTTACGTTGCGGAAAGAGTCGGAAATTATCCGTTACGAGAGTTCCCGACCATCGTTTAAGCCCGTTATCCGATAG
- the leuC gene encoding 3-isopropylmalate dehydratase large subunit, producing MTSPVASKEEKLTLAEKIWRDHVISYGKGDQPDLIFIDLQLLHEVTSPQAFDGLRMAKRSIRHPELHLATEDHNVPTEGIAAGSLLEINDLVSRTQVETLRKNCAEFGVRLHPMGDLQQGIVHQVGPQLGATQPGMTIVCGDSHTSTHGAFGAMAFGIGTSEVEHVMATQTLSLKPFKTMAINVSGELQPGVSAKDLILAIIATIGTGGGQGHVIEYRGEAIEKLSMEARMTMCNMSIEAGARAGMIAPDQITFDYIKGRELAPQGQDWDQAVEYWKTLPTDEGAVFDTVVDIDGSAITPFITWGTNPGQGLPLSENVPSPEDFVGDSEKAAAHKALDYMGLTPGTPLRDIAIDTVFLGSCTNARMEDLRTAAEILAGRTIADSVRMLVVPSSTMIKQQAEAEGLDKIFIAAGAEWRSAGCSMCLGMNPDQLAPGERSAATSNRNFEGRQGPKGRTHLVSPAVAAATAIKGTLASPADLDEE from the coding sequence ATGACCAGCCCCGTGGCGTCGAAAGAAGAAAAATTAACTCTTGCAGAAAAAATATGGCGTGACCATGTTATTTCGTACGGTAAGGGTGATCAACCCGATCTTATCTTTATTGATCTGCAGCTCCTACATGAGGTCACCTCACCCCAAGCTTTTGATGGTTTACGTATGGCTAAGCGCTCAATCCGGCACCCTGAGCTGCACCTTGCCACCGAGGACCACAATGTTCCTACGGAAGGCATCGCTGCGGGGTCATTGTTAGAAATCAATGACCTGGTATCGCGCACACAAGTGGAAACACTGCGTAAAAATTGCGCAGAATTTGGTGTTCGTCTTCATCCCATGGGAGATCTGCAGCAAGGCATCGTCCACCAAGTGGGACCCCAGCTGGGGGCGACTCAACCCGGAATGACTATCGTCTGTGGCGATTCCCACACCTCCACTCACGGTGCTTTTGGTGCTATGGCCTTTGGTATTGGCACCTCAGAAGTGGAACACGTGATGGCTACCCAAACGCTTTCCCTCAAACCCTTTAAAACCATGGCGATCAATGTCTCTGGAGAATTGCAGCCTGGGGTTTCTGCCAAGGACCTCATCTTGGCAATCATCGCCACGATTGGGACGGGCGGGGGACAAGGCCACGTTATTGAATATCGCGGTGAAGCCATCGAGAAACTGTCCATGGAAGCGCGTATGACAATGTGCAATATGTCCATTGAGGCCGGCGCGCGTGCAGGCATGATCGCACCCGATCAGATCACTTTTGATTACATCAAAGGCCGAGAGCTTGCCCCACAAGGACAAGATTGGGATCAGGCGGTGGAGTATTGGAAGACTTTGCCTACAGATGAGGGCGCTGTTTTTGACACCGTGGTGGACATCGACGGCTCGGCAATCACCCCCTTTATCACCTGGGGTACAAACCCAGGCCAGGGGCTTCCGCTCAGTGAAAACGTCCCGTCGCCTGAAGATTTTGTTGGCGATAGCGAGAAAGCCGCGGCGCACAAAGCACTGGATTATATGGGGCTGACCCCAGGGACACCGTTAAGAGATATTGCGATCGACACCGTATTTCTCGGTTCCTGCACCAATGCGCGCATGGAAGACCTGCGCACAGCCGCAGAGATTCTTGCTGGTCGCACCATCGCGGACTCGGTGCGGATGCTCGTGGTTCCTTCCTCGACCATGATTAAGCAACAAGCGGAGGCAGAAGGGCTAGACAAAATCTTTATTGCTGCTGGCGCTGAGTGGCGTTCGGCAGGGTGCTCAATGTGCCTAGGGATGAATCCGGATCAACTGGCGCCTGGCGAACGCTCTGCCGCTACCTCTAACCGGAACTTCGAGGGCCGGCAAGGCCCTAAGGGAAGAACGCATTTAGTATCACCTGCAGTCGCGGCAGCAACAGCTATTAAAGGGACATTGGCTAGCCCAGCGGACTTGGACGAGGAGTGA
- a CDS encoding IclR family transcriptional regulator codes for MGKINIDPAATSGIKVLDRAVTIMLTVAERPLSLTELCEATNLPRATTHRLATALETHNILTRTSDGKWTIGAVLTSLGAGSSTKLIDVATPIMAHLMNVTGESVQLYQLAGATRVCIAAQEPAIGLQNTVPVGTRLPLTAGSAAKVFLAYSSPTLREAMLNAEAQFTAEDLEKARENGWAESISEREVGLASISAPVFDSEGLFIAALSISGPTERLRPAPSTLWARDLVLAAQRLSESL; via the coding sequence ATGGGAAAGATTAACATAGATCCAGCCGCCACAAGCGGCATTAAGGTTCTCGACCGCGCAGTAACTATCATGCTGACCGTGGCCGAGCGCCCCCTCTCTCTTACCGAGCTCTGCGAGGCCACCAATCTCCCCCGAGCCACCACGCACCGTTTGGCCACCGCGCTAGAAACACACAACATTCTCACGCGCACCTCCGATGGAAAATGGACCATCGGCGCTGTTCTCACCTCCCTCGGTGCAGGAAGTTCCACCAAGCTTATCGACGTTGCAACCCCCATCATGGCGCATCTTATGAACGTCACAGGCGAATCAGTGCAGCTCTATCAGCTCGCCGGAGCAACTCGTGTATGCATTGCAGCACAAGAACCTGCCATCGGCCTCCAAAACACCGTCCCGGTAGGCACACGGCTTCCGCTTACCGCAGGCTCGGCCGCTAAAGTCTTTCTAGCCTATTCTTCTCCTACGCTGCGCGAGGCCATGCTCAACGCTGAGGCACAATTTACCGCAGAAGACTTAGAAAAAGCCCGCGAGAACGGTTGGGCAGAGTCAATTAGCGAACGAGAGGTGGGCCTGGCCAGCATCTCCGCACCAGTCTTTGATAGTGAAGGACTATTCATCGCGGCGCTGTCCATATCCGGCCCCACCGAACGATTGCGCCCCGCACCGTCAACACTTTGGGCACGAGACCTTGTTCTAGCTGCTCAACGGCTATCCGAGTCCTTATAA
- a CDS encoding HD domain-containing protein: MTHVELALSPRLLKAINVAATAHRNQYRKGSSIPYVSHVFAVMNIASAMTVDEDILIACLLHDVLEDVPEEFSAEQIEEAFGPRVLSIVREVTKDASLSSWQERNDAYLQHLSSASEAALCVCAADKSHNLASILQDYDVLGDALWDRFNAGKERQQWWYASVYRVLAGRLKEDNPVLRQLRIMVEKLESL, encoded by the coding sequence ATGACTCATGTAGAATTAGCGCTTTCCCCACGGCTTCTCAAGGCGATAAATGTCGCTGCCACCGCACATCGGAATCAGTACCGTAAGGGAAGTTCTATTCCATATGTCTCTCATGTTTTTGCCGTGATGAATATCGCCAGTGCCATGACGGTAGATGAGGATATTCTTATTGCTTGCTTGCTTCACGACGTTCTCGAAGACGTACCAGAAGAGTTTTCGGCGGAGCAGATCGAGGAGGCTTTTGGCCCGCGAGTCTTGAGCATAGTGCGGGAAGTGACTAAGGATGCGTCGTTGTCTTCTTGGCAGGAGCGTAACGACGCCTATCTGCAGCACCTTAGCTCAGCTTCCGAGGCTGCTTTGTGCGTATGTGCTGCGGATAAGTCTCATAATCTTGCGTCAATATTGCAAGATTATGACGTACTAGGGGATGCCTTATGGGATCGTTTTAATGCGGGAAAAGAACGCCAACAATGGTGGTATGCGAGTGTGTATCGTGTGCTTGCTGGCCGGTTAAAAGAAGACAATCCCGTGCTGCGGCAGCTGAGAATTATGGTGGAAAAACTCGAGTCTTTATAA
- the bioB gene encoding biotin synthase BioB, translated as MTTTLNDVQNLKERVLAGEIIDRATALALHDAPLDELAQAADDIRQHFCGNGFDMCSIINAKSGRCPENCTFCAQSIRFPNIEIDKYPLISVDELLAQAKENKEKGVLRFSIVTSGRKLRRDEVEQICEGVRRIRAEIGIEVCISAGLLTEEQFTLLHNTGVSRVHCNLETSRNNFPNICTSHTFEDKIETLEAAKRAGMSLCSGGILGLGETFEDRIDMVISARELGVKSIPVNVLVAIEGTPLQGMVPVPPEEVRRAVAIFRFLCPDAAIRLAGGRELLGDHGEACFTSGANSAISGDMLTTTGSTIASDLTLVKELGFDVALDHDDRAVNG; from the coding sequence ATGACCACCACATTGAACGATGTTCAAAACTTAAAAGAACGCGTACTCGCAGGTGAAATCATCGACCGTGCAACCGCCCTCGCTCTCCACGATGCACCCCTCGATGAGCTTGCACAGGCTGCCGATGACATACGCCAACACTTCTGCGGCAACGGCTTTGACATGTGTTCCATCATCAACGCCAAAAGCGGACGATGCCCAGAAAATTGCACCTTCTGCGCCCAAAGTATTCGCTTCCCTAACATTGAAATAGACAAATACCCGCTCATTAGCGTTGACGAGCTGCTTGCACAGGCCAAAGAGAACAAAGAAAAAGGAGTACTCCGCTTCTCCATCGTCACCTCAGGGCGGAAATTACGACGCGATGAAGTAGAGCAGATCTGCGAAGGCGTGCGCCGAATCCGCGCAGAAATAGGGATCGAAGTATGCATTTCCGCAGGTCTTCTCACCGAAGAACAATTCACCTTGCTGCATAACACAGGCGTAAGCCGCGTTCACTGCAACCTAGAAACATCACGCAACAACTTCCCCAACATCTGCACATCCCACACCTTTGAAGACAAAATAGAGACGCTAGAAGCTGCCAAGCGCGCCGGGATGAGTCTCTGCTCCGGCGGCATTCTAGGCTTAGGCGAGACCTTTGAAGACCGCATCGATATGGTCATTTCCGCCCGGGAACTCGGCGTAAAATCCATACCAGTCAATGTTCTTGTCGCTATTGAGGGGACGCCGCTCCAAGGGATGGTTCCCGTGCCACCAGAAGAAGTACGCCGCGCAGTAGCCATCTTCCGATTCCTCTGCCCTGACGCAGCAATCCGACTCGCCGGCGGACGCGAATTACTTGGCGACCACGGCGAAGCCTGCTTTACCTCCGGCGCCAACTCGGCCATCAGCGGCGACATGCTCACCACCACTGGCTCTACCATTGCCAGCGACTTGACGCTGGTCAAGGAGCTGGGGTTTGATGTGGCGTTGGATCATGACGATCGTGCTGTGAACGGATAG
- a CDS encoding cutinase family protein: MGGGIRRYLGLVAVVCAGSGIVGIPAAGAQPVQCPRIEIVVTGGSGNSSPLENPQDIFSFGGTNFAKHVARLQPGVHVWQTPYYASIGVTGGENKTGFNRFLNYGDSYRGGVDIVRNHIEGLAASCSDTSFILAGYSQGADVTGAITERISRGEIKGVPAKKLLASYLLADPGRSNLTNNSAATTTGYSGRLTENGAIMVDTNFGLPASGSVGLTGPRPAGAFSNLPGKVRSICSSGDPVCGVIPNGALSTVARWALNEGKNINYDRPSVSLGSMIKNGSFAISVGPYLGQILSGFYYGEPQPVRDGFYAASRNTWLSEAQRNALEIVAEETSSLMRYLDKEQIFGIMQGHPTGDMSIDRLINIVTSLHNKVGLAEAPLALGATSRHVSYTGTSSMPTTIQGQRVDDWIQTDMSKVVAAHIGGPALPEVPETSRMGILQKVGAPIWWLAKKIFGERSKITRDIWEHFAL, from the coding sequence ATGGGTGGTGGGATAAGACGCTATCTTGGGTTGGTGGCAGTGGTGTGCGCTGGCAGCGGTATTGTGGGGATACCTGCAGCTGGGGCCCAGCCGGTGCAGTGTCCACGTATAGAGATCGTTGTGACTGGGGGATCAGGTAATTCCAGCCCTCTGGAGAATCCTCAAGATATTTTCAGTTTTGGTGGAACGAACTTTGCCAAGCATGTTGCACGTTTGCAACCAGGCGTACATGTGTGGCAAACCCCGTATTATGCATCAATCGGTGTTACCGGCGGTGAAAATAAAACAGGATTTAATCGTTTCTTAAACTATGGCGATTCTTATCGGGGTGGCGTAGACATAGTACGTAATCACATTGAGGGATTGGCCGCCTCCTGTTCTGATACTTCCTTTATCTTGGCTGGTTACTCTCAGGGGGCGGATGTTACCGGGGCGATTACTGAGCGCATTTCTCGTGGTGAGATTAAAGGCGTTCCGGCGAAAAAACTTCTCGCTTCATATCTATTGGCGGATCCCGGCCGTTCAAACCTTACTAATAACAGCGCTGCCACGACTACGGGTTATTCCGGAAGGCTGACAGAAAACGGGGCGATAATGGTTGACACAAATTTTGGTCTTCCAGCTTCTGGCTCTGTGGGGCTTACTGGACCACGTCCAGCCGGTGCTTTTAGTAATTTGCCTGGAAAAGTTCGCTCCATATGTAGCTCCGGCGACCCAGTATGTGGGGTGATACCTAATGGTGCTCTTTCGACAGTGGCGCGATGGGCTCTGAATGAGGGGAAAAATATTAATTACGATCGTCCTAGCGTTTCCTTAGGGTCGATGATTAAAAATGGTAGTTTCGCCATTTCGGTGGGACCTTATCTCGGTCAGATCCTCTCTGGCTTCTACTATGGCGAGCCTCAGCCGGTTCGTGATGGTTTTTACGCAGCGTCACGTAATACGTGGCTGAGCGAGGCTCAACGCAATGCGTTGGAAATCGTTGCCGAGGAGACATCAAGCCTTATGCGCTATCTGGATAAGGAACAGATCTTCGGTATTATGCAAGGCCATCCGACTGGGGATATGAGCATAGATCGTCTCATTAACATTGTGACTTCACTGCATAATAAAGTTGGGCTGGCAGAGGCACCCCTTGCACTGGGGGCAACTTCTAGGCACGTCTCATATACGGGGACTAGTAGCATGCCTACTACAATTCAGGGCCAACGTGTAGATGACTGGATTCAAACTGATATGTCTAAAGTGGTGGCAGCGCACATAGGGGGTCCTGCATTGCCGGAGGTGCCAGAGACATCACGCATGGGAATTCTCCAGAAAGTCGGCGCACCGATATGGTGGCTGGCGAAAAAGATTTTTGGAGAGCGGAGCAAGATTACTCGCGATATATGGGAGCACTTTGCTCTCTGA
- a CDS encoding alpha/beta hydrolase family esterase, giving the protein MIFGFGEKTSHTEGYRPRHARPTAPRRAWRALTRDRRVIIAVASAVLIGCLAVPLSLISDVEANPTLVSKSVVKQIPALSHTDDAATQNAAAPYGGATETVPVFSGAYPFDSTYNPHPSVLPGQMRNIEITAANGVHRRYLLHVGKNYRPERPAPSPVLFAFAGWRVDPEHFARESKFAEGEAGNDALIVFPAGRENSWEGAPYSAAAPGEDIAFVKQILEAIDRDYLIDRTRVYAAGMSNGGGMAAILGCHAPDVFAGIASVSSAYYLPVTAGCKGKPVPTLDIHGTVDHVVGYEGGHRHGVPYHSVPHYLAAVSQRNGCIPEKPTQLKIGDVEIERFNGCAAETEHMRVLGQGHVWNRAPDASAAAWNFLSRQHL; this is encoded by the coding sequence GTGATATTTGGATTCGGCGAGAAAACCTCGCACACCGAAGGTTATAGGCCGCGTCATGCACGGCCCACGGCCCCAAGGCGCGCGTGGAGAGCTCTAACGCGGGATCGTCGCGTAATAATAGCAGTCGCCTCAGCCGTCCTTATTGGGTGTCTTGCTGTGCCGCTTTCTTTAATAAGTGATGTTGAAGCGAATCCTACGCTGGTGAGCAAAAGTGTGGTTAAACAAATACCCGCTCTTTCTCACACTGATGATGCCGCTACTCAGAATGCTGCTGCACCTTATGGCGGCGCAACGGAAACTGTTCCTGTCTTTTCTGGTGCTTATCCCTTTGATTCTACGTATAATCCGCATCCATCTGTTCTCCCGGGACAGATGCGCAATATAGAAATAACTGCGGCTAATGGTGTTCATCGCAGGTATCTGTTACATGTGGGAAAAAACTATAGACCAGAGCGGCCAGCACCTTCTCCCGTATTGTTCGCTTTTGCCGGATGGCGGGTAGATCCTGAGCATTTTGCTCGTGAATCCAAATTTGCTGAGGGGGAAGCTGGTAATGACGCCTTGATAGTTTTTCCCGCTGGGCGCGAAAACTCGTGGGAAGGTGCTCCTTATTCAGCGGCTGCACCCGGGGAAGACATAGCGTTTGTTAAACAGATTCTTGAAGCCATTGATCGTGATTATCTTATAGATCGCACCCGTGTTTATGCCGCGGGTATGTCTAATGGTGGCGGAATGGCCGCTATTCTTGGATGCCATGCTCCGGATGTCTTTGCCGGAATCGCGAGCGTTTCTTCTGCGTATTACCTTCCGGTTACTGCAGGGTGCAAAGGGAAGCCAGTACCTACGTTGGATATACACGGCACGGTTGATCACGTGGTGGGTTATGAAGGTGGACATCGCCATGGCGTTCCATATCATTCGGTCCCGCACTATCTTGCGGCGGTTTCACAGCGCAATGGATGCATTCCAGAAAAACCGACGCAGCTTAAGATCGGAGATGTTGAGATCGAAAGATTTAACGGCTGCGCAGCTGAGACTGAGCACATGCGTGTGTTAGGTCAGGGTCACGTATGGAATCGGGCCCCCGATGCTTCTGCTGCTGCATGGAATTTTTTGAGTCGCCAGCATTTATAA
- the gltX gene encoding glutamate--tRNA ligase, which yields MKDMSEVRVRFCPSPTGTPHVGMVRTALFNWAQARHTGGKLVFRIEDTDAARDSEESYQAIIDSLTWLGMDWDEGIVVGGPHEPYRQSQRMDIYAEVLEKLKAAGFVYPAYSTAAEVEERHRAKGEDPKLGYDNYDRTLTEEQIAAFEAEGRQPVWRLRMPDHDWKWNDLVRGEIEFKASTQPDYVVARSNGAPLYTLVNPVDDALMGITHVLRGEDLLPSTPRQLALYEALKAIGVAEQTPEFGHLPFVMGEGNKKLSKRDPQSNLFNHRDAGIIPEGMMNYLALLGWSLSSEKDIFSVDELVANFDVKNVLANPARFDQKKLEAINADHIRLLAPEDFKQRLRDYLTEYTDFSADYPEEKFAIAADLVQTRIKMLGDAYALLKFLDTADEDLVLDEKSAKKNLKETAVQPLEAGIAALESLEEWSTPAIEAALQKALIEDLELKPRVAYGALRVGVSGQAISPPLFESMELLGRESTLNRLRSVLKVTPYAAQ from the coding sequence ATGAAAGACATGTCTGAAGTACGCGTACGTTTTTGCCCATCGCCCACAGGAACTCCACACGTGGGTATGGTGCGCACAGCCTTGTTCAACTGGGCGCAAGCCCGCCACACAGGCGGTAAACTTGTATTCCGCATCGAAGATACAGATGCGGCCCGTGATTCTGAAGAGTCCTATCAAGCAATCATTGACTCCCTGACGTGGCTTGGGATGGATTGGGATGAAGGCATAGTGGTCGGGGGACCTCACGAGCCATATCGACAGAGCCAGCGCATGGATATTTATGCCGAAGTACTGGAAAAGCTTAAAGCGGCAGGGTTTGTGTACCCCGCGTATTCCACAGCGGCGGAGGTAGAAGAACGCCATCGCGCTAAAGGCGAAGACCCCAAGCTCGGTTACGATAATTACGACCGCACCCTCACCGAAGAACAAATCGCGGCTTTTGAGGCTGAAGGACGTCAGCCAGTCTGGCGCCTGCGCATGCCAGATCACGATTGGAAATGGAATGACCTGGTACGCGGGGAGATTGAATTTAAAGCTTCTACCCAGCCGGATTATGTAGTAGCCCGCTCCAATGGTGCACCGCTTTATACTTTGGTCAATCCCGTTGATGATGCCCTCATGGGGATCACACATGTTCTTCGTGGCGAGGATTTGCTTCCGTCAACTCCTAGGCAGCTAGCACTGTATGAGGCATTGAAGGCGATTGGGGTAGCCGAGCAGACTCCAGAATTTGGCCATCTTCCCTTTGTAATGGGCGAAGGGAATAAGAAACTATCTAAGCGCGATCCGCAATCGAACCTCTTCAATCACCGAGATGCCGGCATCATTCCTGAAGGCATGATGAACTATCTTGCGCTTCTAGGATGGTCACTCTCCTCGGAGAAGGACATTTTCTCCGTAGATGAGCTCGTTGCCAACTTTGATGTAAAGAATGTTTTGGCTAATCCGGCTCGTTTTGATCAGAAGAAGCTTGAGGCCATTAACGCCGACCATATCCGACTGCTGGCCCCAGAAGACTTCAAACAGCGACTGCGTGACTACCTGACGGAGTACACGGATTTCTCTGCGGATTACCCAGAGGAGAAGTTTGCTATCGCCGCCGACTTGGTTCAGACCCGCATCAAGATGCTTGGCGACGCCTATGCGCTTTTGAAGTTCCTCGATACCGCGGATGAGGACCTTGTTCTTGATGAGAAATCTGCCAAGAAGAATCTTAAAGAAACCGCTGTGCAGCCGCTAGAAGCTGGTATTGCGGCTCTGGAATCCCTTGAGGAGTGGAGCACTCCTGCTATTGAAGCGGCGCTGCAGAAAGCCCTCATCGAGGATCTAGAACTTAAACCACGCGTTGCCTATGGTGCATTGCGCGTGGGGGTTTCCGGACAAGCTATTTCTCCGCCGCTATTCGAGTCTATGGAGCTTTTGGGACGTGAGTCCACGCTCAACCGCCTGCGCTCGGTACTTAAGGTTACGCCTTACGCAGCTCAGTAA
- a CDS encoding isochorismate synthase: MCAHRPSTAPDFLLSRTHGSIRTQGVQEAFSDPWIAIEALHSGTADLVVGALPFRRDHPCALTVPEKVIWEDGPLEPHAYYRYGEGSVLHAYLDALVPELDEHRDRVIAAIETLKASRLDKVVLARAVDMRFDPPVDPRLIAARLIDLSYNRDGFIADLSPAGEDFAGAMLVGSSPEVLIKKQGSTISAYPLAGSAPRNADKLLDARAGEALRRSPKDLAEHSYVVDHLRTLLAPLCSSLEIPRHPELTRTNEMWHLATPVVGTLKDPALTALELALVVHPTPAICGTPTDAAEEVIGIAEGDRRFYSGAVGWSNAFGDGEYMVAIRCAEVNGKGTSARAWAGGGIVADSDADAEVAETSAKLRTIMRALGL, translated from the coding sequence ATGTGTGCCCACCGCCCCTCAACTGCGCCCGACTTTTTGTTGTCACGTACCCATGGTTCCATCAGGACCCAAGGTGTACAGGAAGCCTTCTCTGACCCCTGGATAGCCATAGAAGCGCTACACAGCGGCACCGCAGACCTTGTAGTGGGCGCCTTACCTTTTCGACGGGACCACCCGTGTGCGCTCACTGTGCCGGAAAAGGTTATATGGGAAGACGGCCCACTAGAGCCTCACGCGTACTATCGCTATGGCGAAGGCAGTGTTTTACACGCTTACCTCGATGCCTTAGTGCCCGAATTAGATGAACATCGAGATCGTGTTATCGCAGCGATTGAAACACTGAAAGCAAGCAGATTAGATAAAGTCGTCTTGGCACGAGCCGTGGATATGCGCTTTGATCCCCCCGTGGATCCACGCCTGATAGCTGCGCGTTTGATCGACCTTTCTTACAATCGCGATGGGTTCATCGCCGACCTCTCCCCTGCTGGTGAAGACTTTGCCGGCGCGATGCTCGTGGGGTCTTCCCCTGAAGTGCTCATCAAAAAACAGGGATCAACGATTTCTGCATATCCTTTGGCAGGTTCGGCTCCACGTAACGCAGATAAGCTTCTCGACGCGCGCGCGGGAGAAGCGCTACGCCGCTCACCGAAAGACCTCGCCGAGCATTCCTACGTTGTTGATCATCTACGGACGCTTCTCGCCCCTTTATGTTCATCCCTTGAGATTCCCCGACACCCGGAGCTCACACGAACTAACGAGATGTGGCACCTAGCCACCCCCGTCGTGGGCACCCTCAAAGACCCTGCGCTAACAGCACTAGAACTCGCTTTGGTTGTACACCCCACCCCTGCCATCTGCGGTACCCCAACAGATGCGGCTGAAGAAGTCATCGGGATTGCTGAAGGCGACCGCCGCTTTTACTCCGGAGCAGTTGGGTGGTCCAACGCATTCGGCGACGGTGAATACATGGTGGCGATCCGGTGCGCGGAAGTTAATGGCAAGGGCACCTCCGCACGTGCATGGGCTGGCGGCGGCATTGTCGCAGATTCCGATGCAGATGCAGAGGTTGCAGAAACCTCAGCAAAACTACGCACCATTATGCGCGCACTTGGGCTCTAG
- a CDS encoding fumarylacetoacetate hydrolase family protein encodes MRFGRIATPDGMCFCVVEGDGAETVCKEIEGTPFTEPKKTGREWKLENVRVLAPMLPSKIVAIGRNYADHVKEVFQKSSEHLPPTLFLKPPTAVIGPGAPIRIPEFATKVEFEGELAMVIGKPCKNVKKEDWKSVILGFTIVNDVSSRDLQFADGQWARAKGIDTFAPLGPWIETDLDSIDTANLPIKAHLTHDGVTETKQDSNSDQMIMDLGEIIEFITASFTLLPGDVICTGSPAGTAEMVPGDFIQVEIPGLGCLGNPVERA; translated from the coding sequence ATGCGTTTTGGACGAATAGCTACCCCAGATGGCATGTGCTTCTGCGTTGTCGAGGGCGACGGTGCAGAAACTGTGTGCAAAGAAATTGAAGGCACTCCGTTTACTGAGCCGAAAAAGACGGGTCGGGAGTGGAAACTAGAAAACGTACGGGTGTTGGCGCCTATGCTGCCTTCCAAGATCGTGGCTATTGGTCGCAACTACGCAGACCACGTCAAAGAAGTCTTCCAAAAGAGCTCAGAACACCTTCCGCCCACGCTATTCCTCAAACCACCGACGGCGGTCATCGGTCCAGGCGCTCCCATTAGAATCCCGGAGTTTGCTACCAAGGTAGAGTTTGAGGGCGAACTCGCTATGGTGATTGGCAAGCCCTGTAAAAATGTTAAAAAAGAAGACTGGAAGTCCGTTATTCTTGGTTTTACCATTGTTAATGATGTCTCTTCCCGTGATCTTCAATTTGCAGACGGTCAATGGGCGCGAGCTAAGGGAATCGATACTTTTGCGCCGCTTGGGCCGTGGATAGAAACAGACTTGGATTCTATTGATACCGCAAATCTTCCAATTAAAGCTCATCTCACGCATGATGGCGTAACGGAAACTAAGCAAGATTCTAATTCTGATCAGATGATCATGGATTTGGGCGAGATTATAGAGTTCATCACGGCCTCTTTCACACTGCTACCAGGCGATGTTATCTGCACTGGTTCGCCGGCAGGTACTGCGGAGATGGTTCCAGGGGACTTTATTCAGGTAGAGATCCCTGGGCTGGGCTGCCTAGGAAACCCTGTAGAGAGGGCATAA